DNA from Camelus dromedarius isolate mCamDro1 chromosome X, mCamDro1.pat, whole genome shotgun sequence:
TATTTGTTGAAATGGGAACTCCCATTTTCCATGGATGTGCCTTTGCActtgtcaaaaataatttttaagtagaaAGATATAAAGTACATTTAATTATACCAAACATGAAGTACAGTTTATAAGTGTACAGCTTGCTGAATTATCACAATGTGAAAAAACTGTATGACCACCCCCAGGTCAAGATTAGAACATAATCAGGACCTCCAAATCCCCTCTCATGCTCTCTTCCAACCAATAGCAGCCCCAAAGGTAGCCATTCTCCTGACTTCTAATAGGGACTAGCCTTGCTTGTTCTCTTATTGtgtataaatagaatcatgcagtatgtactCTTGTGTCTGGATTCTTTTGCTCATCAGTACCTCTGTGAGATTCATCGATGTTGGATATGCAGttgtagttcattccttttcattaccacatagtattccattgaaagACTGTGCCACAATTTACCTATTCTATTGTCAAGTTGGATTTTGCCCACAACTTAGTATTagaaacagtgctgctgtgaccaTCCCAGTACTTGTTTGCTTAAAGCCCATGTGCATGGTTTTCTCTAAGGTGtgtacctaggagtagaattgctgggccatagtGTTTGCAAATCATTAACTTTAGTAAATAATGCTGAACTGTTTCGCCAAGCAGTTGTACCAGTTTTTACATTCCTAACTCACAGTGTGTGAGAGTTCCCATTTTGACACAATCTTATGGAACTTCAGTCTGCTTAATTATAACATTTCTGGTGGGTGCCTAGTGGTGTCTCAGTGTGGCCTAAATTTCCATTATACCTGAGTGCTAATGGAGTTGaatacattttcttatatttatcaAACATATGtccatatgtttttctttttagcaaaGTATCTATTCACATCTCTTGTCTATTTTTCTGTGTGGCTTGtatatttcttttgatttgtaGGGGTTATTTTCTGTGTGCCAGATACAAACCCTTTATCACTTATGAAATTTGCAGATAATCTCCCCATCTATAGCTTGCCTTTTTACCGTTATAGTTTTAATCTTGTAGCacttcagtcttttcctttatgagTAGTGCTTTTCATGTcttgtctttgaatttttttccctaccCCAAGCCTCTGAAAACATTTTCCTCCTATATTATTTTCCAGACACTTCATTGTGTTACGTTTCACATTAGATTTACAATTTACCTATAGctgatttttgtgcatggtgAGAGTTAGGGgttaaatgtcattttttccccatatagATTTCCGGTAACCCatccacatttatttaaaaatatcatcctCTCCCCACTGTTTGGCAGTTTCAACTTTACCATAACTCAAGTGTTTATACATATTTGGATTCTCTTTTTAGTTCTACTGGACTGTTTATCTATCCGTCTATCCTTGTGCTAATACCACATTGTCTtacattttctattatttaatgTAATAGTGTCTCTGCTgtgatttgtgatttttcttcccaCAAAGTAGGTTACTAACTTGATAGGCATCATGTATAAGTCATCATCATGAACTGGGAACCCAATCAGAAGTTCCCCTACATTCCATCctttttacctcatggtcagcaTTTGAGAATAAAAGAATTTACAATTACAGGGACTCATGACATTTGAGGATGTGGCTGTGAATTTCACCCAGGAGGAGTGGCAGTACCTGAACCCTCCACAGAAGACCCTGTACAGAGACGTGATGCTGGAGACCTACAGCCACCTGGTCTCTGTGGGTAAGAATGGCTTCCTCAGGTAATTTTGCTGTTTATGATTACTGTGTCCAACAGAAGGCCTTTCCTTTCTCAATTTTGGAAACTTGAAGCAAGGCCTCTGAACTGATTGAAGACTTTGATATTGAATTCCAGGGATCAGAGttccttttccccctttgctTTCCTGACAAGGTGTTTGTGAACTCAAAACCCAGGTGAATTGGTTTGACTACCACTGTGTCAAGTGACAGGTCCCTTGTGCTGCCCCGAACTCCATCTTCCTTTCTCTCAGAGGCTCTGAGGACAAAGGAGGTATCACTGTCATTTCTCATCAGCAGGGCAGCAGATTACCAAACCAAATCTCATCCTCAAATTGGAGGTGGAAGAGCCGTGCCTGACAGAAGGAAAAATCCCAGTTTGGAGCTTTCCAGGTAAGTGGGATTGACCCAGGTTATGGGGACATGAAGTCCCAGCTTGTCAGTCAGGGGTGAGAACCTCTGAAAGGACTTTCAGGAATATCTTGGGAATGGCTGTGGCCCTCTGGTGTTGGAGGATAAGGACATGAACACCTAAGACTGATACCCCCTCCCCTGTCCTAAACCCATCAGACCATTCTCCTTAAGTTGGTGCTCACCCATAAGTTTCTGCACAACTCCATTTCCCTGTATAAAGGTGTCTTGTAAATGCCAATCCCCCAGCCCCAAGCCCTGCCACTTTTATGGTTCTCATTTCTCAGTGCCTCAGCTGAAGCCAGGCCCACATTAGTCGCAGACCAAGGTGCTAATACCCTTAATTCTGGATGGAAATACCTGATTCCATTCAGTTTAGCTATTCCTATCAGGTTTGCTCCTAAAGCatcttaattatctctttaaaaatagctttattaagatataattcacatacaataaaattcactcttttgaAGTATACAAATTCAGTGATTTCCAGTATATTCatagaattgtgcaaccatcaccactgtctaattcaaGAACATTATCACCAGCCTCAAAAGAAACCCCTAATTATATTTCCTGTCTctgccctggaatcagccatttcgcCAAGGAACCTTGTTTCTTTCTAGTGGTAAATAATGTTTTGTGACCACAATTTGGATGTTAGGGAGTTATTTCTAGGCCTTTTCACTGTAGTTAGGAACTatgtaaaaaaaagattaagaggAAATGTATCATGGATTCAAATTGATATTTCCAAATCAAGTTCTGGActtaaaggttttaaatttattaatcttACATCTGATGGGAGTATCATCAGTATTATTCTGAGACTGCTGAATGTGTATAGTGGGTTGAATCAGTTGAGGTAATCGTGTTGGTGCCACTAAGAATCAAGACTTTTCAGCATGGTTGTTAGGCGATACAGATGAAGGGGGTATTTGCTATTATtagagaattcttttattttcaaattttgctttatgattatataaaataattgcaaaattttTACCTTGGTTCCAAAATCAATCTAGAAAACAAGCTCTATTCAAGGAAGTCCAGTCTCTTACCCTCTCCATCctactctcttccttcctcccccctctAGGTaaccatttattaaaatttaaaggttTATCCTTCTATTGCTTTTTATAATATGAGCCTCtgttattttaaacatatgtctttatttccttccttataaAAATGGTAGCCTACaatgtacattttttattgagttatagtcagtttacaatgttgtgtcaatttccagtgtagagcacaatttttcagttatacatgaacatacatgaacattcattgttgcattcttttttgctgtgagctaccacaatatcttgtatatgtttccctgtgctataaagtataatcttgtttattctacatatgcctgtcagtatctacaaatttcaaactcccagtctgtcccttcccacccacccccctggcaaccacaagtttgtattctatttctatgagtctgtttctgttttgtatttatgttcatttttttttagattccacatatgagcgatctcatatggtatttttctttctctttctggcttacttcacttagaatgatattctccaggaacatccatgttgctgcaaatggcgttatgttctcattttttatggctgagtagtattccattgtataaatataccacatcttctttatccagtcatctgtcaatggacatttaggctgtttctgtgtcttggctattgtaaatagtgctgctatgaacgttggattctttttgaagtagggttccttctggatatgtgcccaggagtgggctattattttaaacatcatttatatatttaaatattatttaaacataTATCTTTAAACATAcgtctttttattttaaacatctttttattttaaacatatatctttattttgttccttATAAAAATGGTAGCCTACAATGTACATTTTTATTCACCTTCTTTTTTCAGTTAATTCAAGAACATGTTAAATATACTGAGATagtccttatttctttttatagtaaTGTAGTGACTCTTAATCATAATAGTAGTAGTTATTGTAGTAGTAGTAGTTGTTCTAGTAAACAGGTGAAGTGCTGTGCATGCCTTGTTATAATTAGTTTAATCCTATCAACATACATTTGGGTGGGTACTGTTACAGCTCCTATTTTCCAGGTGTGAAAGTAAGATACAGATAGATTAGATAACATGCCTGAGGTCACAgaacaagtaaaaggcagatttgGGATTTGATCCTGGGCTAGAGAACTTATGACCGTAGCCACATTCGCTATGCTGCTCCTTACCACCTTAAAGAGGTCCAGACTCAGTAGATCCTTGGTGGAGCTTGGGTCCCATCAAATGTATTTTGTAAAAAAGCTTTTCCTGTGATTCTGATGTTCACTCCCAGTTAAGAACTAGTGCTTTACTATTGAAAGAAAGGAAGTCACAGGAAGAGAAGCCACAGCTGCATGatccattttaaaattcagtattacTCTCAAATGTTGTTATTATATCTAAGTGGTAATATGAGTAgttattttactcttctttcaacttttctgtatgtttgaaacttTTCATATAAAACTTTAGGAAAAggtgagaagaaaattaaagtacaaaaaattaaaattcagtataTGGGCAAAAAGGATTTACCGCATTGTCTTGACCAAGATACCACTGATTTTAAGACACAGCACTAAGAAAATTTGCCACCAGATTATGACACGTCACTGATTGTAAGGTGTATTTGGATTCAGAAGTATTAAAATATGGAACAATATGCATCTTGTAATTGATGAAATATGGTATGTTAAGGCAAGGctttgcagttttaactgtctaAATGAGTGGTACAGATAACCAACTACTTTAGAAGTTAATGAAAGTAAAAGATATACAGGAAGATCAGAGTCAGCTTTTTTGAAAAGAGTGAACTGCTTCTTGAAAGTTATCTAGATTCTGAATATATCAAAATATGGAGGACTGGGCTATGTGGGTGATGGGACATGAGGAAGGGTTTGGAGTTAATAATATACATTGTTTTAAGTGGAAATAGTGTAGACAGGAGCAGAAGGTGGTGTCAAAGAACTGTGAATGCAAACTTGGATGAATACAAAGGTGAATCAAGGTTGGGCAAAAAtttttaggtttctttgtttttgtaagGCTAATTATTCTAGATCTTTCTCTCATTTACTGATAATGTGGATTTCAGGATTGTTGTAAGATTTGAGTCCACAAATCTCACTGTTGCATTTCTACCTAGGTGGAAATAGTATATAAGTCAGGTACAGTTAAGAGTTCATATGATAAATGAAGATAAAGGGTGATAAGTCACCAGAGTGATGCAAAAGTAAGGGTAAGAAAGACTGAGGTGTTAGGGTCAGATTGTTCTTGGTAACAAAAAGGCTAGCAGGTAGGAGTTTAGTAAAAGAACAGGATTGGATGGTCAAGATTCTCTCTCCAATAAAATGAGGTAACAGTATCAGCTTTCCTTCGGCAGGACATTTCTAAAGAAAGTCCATTTGATAATATCAAAGGATAAAGATGGTTTATTGTACTTTCCAGAAGAAGCCTTCCAGGTTGATGAACAGATTGAGAGACAGCACCAGGATGACCAAGATAAACATGTGATGCAAGCTGGATTCCCTGACAAGAGAGCCATTACCACCAAGATTGGCCATGACTATAATGAATTTGGAAACATACTTCATCTCAGTACAAACTTTGTTGCTTCAATACAAAGACCCCATAAACATGAGTCATTTGGGCATATGGTAGATAATTTAGACTTATTTGGTAGAAGCTCTGCAGGAAAGAAACATGATAATGGATGTGCAAAATTATTCTTCCATACTGAGTATGAGAAAACAACTCCTGGAGTGAAACCTTATGGTTATAAAGAGTGTGGGAAGACCCTCAGGCAAAAGAAAGGCCTTAGTCTAcatcagagaattaaaaatggagagaaacCCTTTGAATGTACCGCATGTAGGAAAACCTTCAGCAAGAAGTCACACCTCATTGTGCACTGGAgaactcacacaggagagaagccctTTGGATGTActgaatgtggaaaagcctttaGCCAAAAATCTCAGCTCATCATACACCTGAGAACTCATACAGGAGAGCGACCCTTTGAGTGTCCAGAATGTGGAAAGGCCTTTAGAGAAAAGTCAACTGTCATCATCCATTACAGgactcacacaggagagaaaccttatgaatgtaatgaatgtggcAAAGCCTTCACCCAGAAGTCAAACCTCATTGTCCATCAGAAAACCCACACAGGAGAAAAAACTTATGAATGCACCAAATGTGGGGAGTCTTTCATACAGAAGCTCGATCTAATTATACATCACAGTACTCATACAGGAAAGAAACCCCACGAATGTAATGAGTGTAAGAAAACTTTCAGTGATAAGTCAACTCTCATTATTCATCAACGAACTCATACGGGAGAGAAACCTCATAAATGTACTGAATGTGGGAAGTCTTTTAATGAGAAGTCAACCCTCATCGTGCATCAGCGAACtcatacaggagagaaaccctatgaatgtgaTGTGTGTGGGAAAACCTTCACCCAAAAGTCTAACCTTGGGGTACATCAGAGAACTCATTCAGGAGAGAAACCCTTTGAATGTAATGAATGTGAGAAAGCGTTCTCTCAGAAATCCTATCTCATGCTACACCAGAGAGGTCATACAGGAGAGAAGCCCTATGAATGCAGTGAATGTGAAAAAGCATTTTCCCAGAAATCCTATCTCATTATTCATCAAAGAACGCATACGGAAGAAAAACCCTATAAATGTAACGAATGTGGCAAAGCCTTCAGAGAAAAGTCAAAACTCATTAtccatcagagaattcatacgggagagaaaccctatgaatgtccTGTATGTTGGAAAGCTTTCAGCCAGAAGTCACAGCTCATAATCCATCAGCGaacacacacaggagagaaaccctatgcATGCACCGAGTGTGGCAAAGCCTTCAGAGAGAAATCAACGTTCACTGTACACCAGAGaactcatactggagagaaaccctataaGTGTacagaatgtgggaaagcctttacCCAAAAATCAAATCTTATAGTCCATCAGAGAACACATGCAGTAAAGAAATCCCATGGGAAAGGCCATACCCGGAAGTCCAAGCTCATTGCCCATTAGAGAGTAAGTCACTGGTACAGTTCCCTTCACTGCGGGAAAGTTTCGTCAAtgtaagtaaacattttaaaagtgtgttCTGACCTCTGGTTTAAATGTGGGGCGTAAAGTCagcctttttccttttcatctcagTCTTCACCCGAAAGctacaaggagaaaaagaagcagaagtgTATCTGACAAAATTAGGAAACAGCCGAAACCCCGATTAGAGGGGGCTACCAGAAGCAGAGGAAATCAAGCACCAGTGCAAGGAGGGTTCAAAGGTTAGAGAGAGTGCTTAAGGCTGCAGATGTGAGACAGCGCTGAAGAGGATGCAGCCGAGTTTTAGGCTATCCCCTGAGTGCAAGGCCACAGAGATACACAACAGTGGTAATGGGGCACAGGCAAGTGAGAGGTAGGATGTTTCCTGGACCCATTTGGAGTCTCAGGAGAGACAGGCAAGGGCCTCAGCAAGGAATTGCTCAGGCAAGCCATATTTACAGAAAGTAGTCTATATTCATGAGAGGAGCAGTTGGCAGGGACTGAGGAAAGAGGAGAGTTCTTGAGAAGAACCCAACAGGTGCCCCTGTTTCCTGATTCTGCAGAAGTCAAGTCTGAAAGCACTACCAAATGGGAAAAAGAATCCCCGTTAGAAAAACTGATCGGCCTAGAACGTAGCCCCGTTTCTTCCCCTACCTGAACTTCCAGCAAACAGCAAGTCCAGGAAAAACTCTTACTCAAATGAGGAATGATTCCAGAGTCATCAAACCCACAAGTGCACACGGCTTTTGAGCTAGCAGTTCCCCGTCTAGGAATGTATATAGTCACACATGTACAAAATGATGGACACATAGAGGTATTCAATGATGCACTGCTGGTGAAAGCAAAGATTGGGAGCTTTCCACATGGCTCCTGAAATCCTGGAATGCCCCTATGGCAAACTTTTTGGTagacacaaatgaataaatatatgacgAGAACTTGGACACCACTTTGTGTAGCGGTACACAAACATTAGGTGAGAAAAAAAGCAAGGTTGCAGGAGAGTGAGGATAATCTGCTACCATTTGTGTACAAAAAGGAGAACAAATGGTAAGTACGTGATCAAGTGTATTCACATAAACTCTCTCTGGAAAGATAAACGAGAAGCTGGGAACCCTGATTACctctgggaaagggaaggggcagCGGGTGGCTTGGGGGAAGGAATTGGGAGAGAGACGGCTGTATATCCTTTCAGAACTTTAGAAAATTGTACTATGTGGATGttattaacttttcaaaaaataaaacttttaaaacacattttgttcCATTACTGTTATAATGAAGTCAGATTCTAGATGCAGGATTTCATAACCTTTAATATAGATATGCTCGATGtggagtttaattttttttagagtcaATAAATTGAATCATCAATCATACAAAACAGATACCCAGTCAGTTCCAGAGGCACACCGGCATTATTGTCTTGAGGGTGCCAAATAAAGTGATTTCAGGTCAGCTGGGACCTGCATTCTGCTGATCTAAAATTATTGAAACTGGAACACGTTTCTTGCTTAGTGTGCACAGTGCCATCTGGGAAAATACCCTGAACTAAAGCCCACCGATGCCCTTCCACatcttaaaatgatttaaatgactTCATTCGTGCGTGTGTGCGCATTCTTTTTACAAACGCTGTAAAGCATAAATCCAGAGAGGTTGGGTAACTTGCCCCACAAGTCACACTTCCATGGCACATTTTCCAAGGGGAGAGACAGATTGAGAGCCGTGGTCTTAATGGACACAGCCAAAGACCACGTAACAGCACTTTTGCTCCAGAATGAAAGGTCCCACTGTGTGAATGACCGTAAATGTGGCCCTCACCCTACTGTAAGTTTCCACTGAGACCATCTTGGTGGTGGAACTGAGCAAATGAAGCTGTGGAAACCCTGGGCATGCTCAGTGTTTCGATGTAACAGAACAGGTGGTTGAGTCAGACCTGAGACCCTGCCTGTGCCCTCCCAGGCCTTGTTTTTGCCTCTAAATTACCACAGGAAAATGAGCAGTGGGCTCATTTTCTATGAACTACAAAAGCCAGACATGCCAAATTTAGTGCCCTTCCAGGGAGAAGGAAGCTTCAGGAAGGAATGTGGGCTGGCTTCCTTGCTCCTGGTGCAGTCTGCTGAGGGGACACCTGAGGGCACTAGGAATGAAACATCTCATCTTCCTGCTGATAGAGAATATTCCTGGGGTTTCAGGCCCATCAGAGGTCAtcctgggatggggtgggggtcagaTCTTGCCATTTCAGTTTGATCTTGGACTCCTGCTTACTGGGACCCAGAAGTCAATGTGATGGGCCATGTGGGTAAGTGGAGGTGAGTGAGGCAGGgacccagaggggaagggggtggggatgaATAGCAGGATGTGGATAAATGGACTGAAATTGTGAGAGAGAGACTAGGGTGATGAAGGGTGAGTGTGGGAATAGGGGTAAGAGGGGCAGAGTGGGGGT
Protein-coding regions in this window:
- the LOC105102844 gene encoding zinc finger protein 182 isoform X3 — encoded protein: MAGPQGLMTFEDVAVNFTQEEWQYLNPPQKTLYRDVMLETYSHLVSVAGQQITKPNLILKLEVEEPCLTEGKIPVWSFPEAFQVDEQIERQHQDDQDKHVMQAGFPDKRAITTKIGHDYNEFGNILHLSTNFVASIQRPHKHESFGHMVDNLDLFGRSSAGKKHDNGCAKLFFHTEYEKTTPGVKPYGYKECGKTLRQKKGLSLHQRIKNGEKPFECTACRKTFSKKSHLIVHWRTHTGEKPFGCTECGKAFSQKSQLIIHLRTHTGERPFECPECGKAFREKSTVIIHYRTHTGEKPYECNECGKAFTQKSNLIVHQKTHTGEKTYECTKCGESFIQKLDLIIHHSTHTGKKPHECNECKKTFSDKSTLIIHQRTHTGEKPHKCTECGKSFNEKSTLIVHQRTHTGEKPYECDVCGKTFTQKSNLGVHQRTHSGEKPFECNECEKAFSQKSYLMLHQRGHTGEKPYECSECEKAFSQKSYLIIHQRTHTEEKPYKCNECGKAFREKSKLIIHQRIHTGEKPYECPVCWKAFSQKSQLIIHQRTHTGEKPYACTECGKAFREKSTFTVHQRTHTGEKPYKCTECGKAFTQKSNLIVHQRTHAVKKSHGKGHTRKSKLIAH
- the LOC105102844 gene encoding zinc finger protein 182 isoform X4, which gives rise to MAGPQGLMTFEDVAVNFTQEEWQYLNPPQKTLYRDVMLETYSHLVSVGQQITKPNLILKLEVEEPCLTEGKIPVWSFPEAFQVDEQIERQHQDDQDKHVMQAGFPDKRAITTKIGHDYNEFGNILHLSTNFVASIQRPHKHESFGHMVDNLDLFGRSSAGKKHDNGCAKLFFHTEYEKTTPGVKPYGYKECGKTLRQKKGLSLHQRIKNGEKPFECTACRKTFSKKSHLIVHWRTHTGEKPFGCTECGKAFSQKSQLIIHLRTHTGERPFECPECGKAFREKSTVIIHYRTHTGEKPYECNECGKAFTQKSNLIVHQKTHTGEKTYECTKCGESFIQKLDLIIHHSTHTGKKPHECNECKKTFSDKSTLIIHQRTHTGEKPHKCTECGKSFNEKSTLIVHQRTHTGEKPYECDVCGKTFTQKSNLGVHQRTHSGEKPFECNECEKAFSQKSYLMLHQRGHTGEKPYECSECEKAFSQKSYLIIHQRTHTEEKPYKCNECGKAFREKSKLIIHQRIHTGEKPYECPVCWKAFSQKSQLIIHQRTHTGEKPYACTECGKAFREKSTFTVHQRTHTGEKPYKCTECGKAFTQKSNLIVHQRTHAVKKSHGKGHTRKSKLIAH
- the LOC105102844 gene encoding zinc finger protein 182 isoform X2, translated to MAGPQGLMTFEDVAVNFTQEEWQYLNPPQKTLYRDVMLETYSHLVSVGQQITKPNLILKLEVEEPCLTEGKIPVWSFPEEAFQVDEQIERQHQDDQDKHVMQAGFPDKRAITTKIGHDYNEFGNILHLSTNFVASIQRPHKHESFGHMVDNLDLFGRSSAGKKHDNGCAKLFFHTEYEKTTPGVKPYGYKECGKTLRQKKGLSLHQRIKNGEKPFECTACRKTFSKKSHLIVHWRTHTGEKPFGCTECGKAFSQKSQLIIHLRTHTGERPFECPECGKAFREKSTVIIHYRTHTGEKPYECNECGKAFTQKSNLIVHQKTHTGEKTYECTKCGESFIQKLDLIIHHSTHTGKKPHECNECKKTFSDKSTLIIHQRTHTGEKPHKCTECGKSFNEKSTLIVHQRTHTGEKPYECDVCGKTFTQKSNLGVHQRTHSGEKPFECNECEKAFSQKSYLMLHQRGHTGEKPYECSECEKAFSQKSYLIIHQRTHTEEKPYKCNECGKAFREKSKLIIHQRIHTGEKPYECPVCWKAFSQKSQLIIHQRTHTGEKPYACTECGKAFREKSTFTVHQRTHTGEKPYKCTECGKAFTQKSNLIVHQRTHAVKKSHGKGHTRKSKLIAH
- the LOC105102844 gene encoding zinc finger protein 182 isoform X1, whose product is MAGPQGLMTFEDVAVNFTQEEWQYLNPPQKTLYRDVMLETYSHLVSVAGQQITKPNLILKLEVEEPCLTEGKIPVWSFPEEAFQVDEQIERQHQDDQDKHVMQAGFPDKRAITTKIGHDYNEFGNILHLSTNFVASIQRPHKHESFGHMVDNLDLFGRSSAGKKHDNGCAKLFFHTEYEKTTPGVKPYGYKECGKTLRQKKGLSLHQRIKNGEKPFECTACRKTFSKKSHLIVHWRTHTGEKPFGCTECGKAFSQKSQLIIHLRTHTGERPFECPECGKAFREKSTVIIHYRTHTGEKPYECNECGKAFTQKSNLIVHQKTHTGEKTYECTKCGESFIQKLDLIIHHSTHTGKKPHECNECKKTFSDKSTLIIHQRTHTGEKPHKCTECGKSFNEKSTLIVHQRTHTGEKPYECDVCGKTFTQKSNLGVHQRTHSGEKPFECNECEKAFSQKSYLMLHQRGHTGEKPYECSECEKAFSQKSYLIIHQRTHTEEKPYKCNECGKAFREKSKLIIHQRIHTGEKPYECPVCWKAFSQKSQLIIHQRTHTGEKPYACTECGKAFREKSTFTVHQRTHTGEKPYKCTECGKAFTQKSNLIVHQRTHAVKKSHGKGHTRKSKLIAH